A region of Lycium barbarum isolate Lr01 chromosome 3, ASM1917538v2, whole genome shotgun sequence DNA encodes the following proteins:
- the LOC132632638 gene encoding uncharacterized protein LOC132632638 codes for MGREKFVWLILHTWVFLVLSFKVHCDGSDISLKLLNTPRVFSNRNFAKFAFQVLVGGNGSICADCSTRCKLDDFIPAVCEGGEIVYTRLLDGNHTFEVCTNGTLGVGCAHYNWTVDTIPPSAYITTPTTFTNASNVSVDITFSEPCWSQGGFGCSSTNSCNLLVYGAGQVVPNTVNVIEPDLKFSVVVSLSTRDYGRAVLVMDKNFCSDPAGNKFTRTENSSLFIHFDRRTVSVAIRTYIPERLLQIDSETRTVLATNTTENMEVYLYFTEPISNSSTEILNSLSISQGLLTPISGNSLGERRFGFQVRGISQTAIVTLSLRSNLILSRQGTSIASVTPVTFLYDMQRPAVRLSTTSRMRTCEEQIPVLIKFVEPVFGFNSCHVSISGGNLQSFQEMSRSMYVVNIQARDDFVSVTIPENVTSDVAGNGNLQSNILRLKHYTVPTISQVLSIFATAAFVVTSFAAGLLTVSTASLQSVGACIRASSLMTSDPARNLFRIACHIQVFALARWLPVTLPVEYYEFARGLQWSIPYFSLPWETGSMHPFMMGPGSPTNPHSYSSKIHDFGTKTDKYNVNKAAALSGLPLSPMEYRSFFQSQNLLPEAQYIVDQQYSNGWRNFDRSMFWLAVIGGSLILLHAFLLFVLKLRKDRETKWSYGALVFPRFEIFLVFLAIPCICKASLNIVKGGTSAGIAVGILLLGLVSFLLFALIWFLSIGITLGKLLQYKEVHQVGQKFHWYEELVRVTLGPGKRGQWTWKTSRDSTYLIMFGPLFEDLRGPPKYMLSQIAGGNLNKHRDKVIATDDENEDAEAPFIQKVFGILRIYFTFLEFVKRVCLGIVAGTYLKNSSSKTPIVALLSITSFQLFFMVLKKPFIKKKVQLVEIISVACEVGIFAACIVLVDRDSARNDTKIGIAMLVLFFVAFLSQLVNEWYALYRQTKRLGPDDKSFCSGLKAASVGFLLFFIPQRLIRKLESGSALLDRPLKENGDIISAADRNRSTSSADRNRSSGSRSSGDKPWLRQFRELAKSSFSKDSNTTPSDPSTSRVGWSGFWNANGNSSKEDSSADFKSKPRGLYKDLEAIFASKS; via the exons ATGGGTCGAGAAAAATTTGTTTGGTTGATTTTGCATACTTGGGTTTTCCTTGTTCTGAGTTTTAAAGTTCATTGTGATGGCTCAGATATTTCTTTGAAGTTATTGAATACTCCTCGCGTATTCTCAAACAGAAATTTTGCTAAATTTGCTTTTCAAGTTTTGGTCGGTGGCAATGGAAGCATTTGTGCGGACTGCTCCACCCGTTGCAAG CTGGATGATTTCATCCCTGCAGTTTGTGAAGGTGGAGAAATTGTTTACACACGGTTGCTTGATGGAAATCATACTTTTGAAGTTTGCACCAACGGAACTCTTGGAGTTGGATGTGCTCACTATAACTGGACTGTTG ACACCATCCCCCCCTCAGCCTACATTACCACACCAACAACTTTTACAAATGCTTCCAATGTTTCAGTAGACATAACTTTCAGTGAGCCATGTTGGAGCCAAGGTGGTTTTGGATGCTCTTCCACGAATTCCTGCAAT CTTCTCGTTTATGGAGCTGGACAGGTCGTGCCAAACACAGTCAATGTTATTGAGCCAGACCTTAAATTTTCTGTTGTCGTGAGTCTATCTACACGTGACTATGGAAGAGCAGTCTTGGTAATGGATAAAAACTTCTGTTCAGACCCTGCTGGAAACAAATTTACAAGGACAGAAAATTCAAGTTTATTTATACATTTTG ATAGAAGGACAGTGTCCGTCGCCATAAGGACTTATATACCTGAAAGGCTACTTCAAATTGACAGTGAAACGAGAACCGTGCTAGCAACAAATACTACTGAGAACATGGAGGTGTATTTGTACTTTACAGAACCTATTTCCAACTCATCTACAGAAATTTTGAATTCCCTGAGCATAAGTCAGGGATTGCTTACGCCCATTAGTGGAAATAGCCTTGGAGAACGTAGATTTGGCTTTCAG GTTAGAGGTATATCACAGACAGCTATAGTGACGTTGAGCCTAAGATCGAACTTAATATTGAGCAGACAGGGAACCTCCATTGCTTCTGTGACTCCAGTTACTTTCCTATATG ATATGCAACGGCCTGCTGTCAGGTTGAGCACAACATCTAGGATGAGGACCTGTGAAGAGCAAATTCCTGTACTGATAAAGTTCGTAGAGCCAGTGTTTGGCTTTAATTCTTGTCATGTATCCATCTCTGGAGGAAATTTGCAGAG CTTTCAAGAAATGAGTAGAAGTATGTACGTTGTCAATATACAAGCCAGAGATGATTTTGTTTCTGTGACCATCCCTGAAAATGTAACTAGTGATGTTGCTGGAAATGGGAATCTGCAATCTAATATTCTCAGGCTCAAGCACT ATACTGTACCAACGATATCTCAAGTGCTTTCAATCTTTGCAACTGCTGCTTTTGTGGTTACATCTTTTGCAGCAGGGCTCCTCACTGTTTCAACTGCAAGCCTCCAATCTGTTGGTGCATGCATAAGAGCAAGCTCTTTAATGACATCTGATCCTGCTAGAAATCTTTTT AGAATAGCTTGTCACATACAGGTTTTTGCATTGGCGAGATGGTTGCCAGTTACCTTGCCAGTTGAATACTATGAATTTGCTAGAGGCCTGCAATGGAGTATTCCCTACTTCAGTCTCCCATGGGAAACTGGAAGCATGCATCCATTCATGATGGGACCGGGTTCCCCAACAAACCCTCATTCATACAGCTCTAAAATTCATGATTTTGGAACGAAAACAGACAAATACAATGTGAACAAAGCTGCAGCATTAAGTGGGTTGCCACTTAGTCCTATGGAATATAGATCATTCTTCCAG AGCCAGAATCTTCTTCCGGAAGCGCAGTATATCGTGGATCAACAATATTCTAATGG GTGGAGGAATTTCGACAGAAGCATGTTCTGGTTAGCCGTTATTGGAGGCAGCTTGATATTGCTGCAtgcttttctcctttttgttttaAAACTAAGAAAGGACAGAGAAACAAAGTGGAGCTATGGAGCCTTGGTCTTTCCAAGATTTGAGATCTTTCTTGTATTTCTGGCTATACCTTGCATTTGCAAAGCCTCGCTAAATATTGTTAAAG GAGGAACATCTGCAGGAATTGCTGTTGGAATTCTGTTGTTGGGTTTAGTATCATTTCTCTTGTTCGCATTGATTTGGTTCCTCTCTATTGGAATTACATTGGGGAAGCTACTTCAGTATAAGGAGGTACACCAAGTAGGGCAGAAATTCCATTGGTATGAAGAATTAGTTCGAGTTACCCTAGGTCCTGGTAAAAGAGGTCAGTGGACATGGAAAACATCACGTGATTCTACATATCTAATCATGTTCGGACCTCTGTTTGAGGATCTAAGGGGTCCACCAAAGTATATGCTCTCGCAAATTGCTGGAGGAAATCTTAATAAGCATCGTGACAAAGTCATTGCAACAGACGATGAGAACGAAGATGCAGAAGCACCTTTTATCCAAAAGGTGTTTGGGATTCTAAGAATATACTTCACATTTCTTGAATTTGTGAAGCGTGTTTGTCTTGGAATTGTGGCTGGTACTTATTTGAAGAACTCTTCTTCAAAAACTCCCATAGTTGCCCTGCTTAGCATCACTTCTTTCCAGCTATTCTTTATGGTTCTGAAGAAGCCTTTCATTAAAAAAAAGGTTCAGCTTGTTGAAATCATCTCAGTTGCCTGTGAAGTAGGTATTTTTGCTGCTTGCATTGTTCTCGTAGACAGAGATTCAGCAAGAAATGATACAAAAATTGGAATCGCTATGCTTGTACTTTTCTTCGTAGCATTTTTATCTCAACTGGTAAATGAATGGTATGCATTATACAGACAAACAAAGCGACTCGGTCCTGATGACAAGTCTTTCTGCTCTGGTCTGAAAGCAGCATCAGTTGGATTCCTCTTGTTTTTCATTCCTCAAAGATTGATCAGAAAGCTCGAGAGTGGGTCTGCACTGTTAGATCGTCCACTAAAGGAAAACGGGGACATTATTTCTGCTGCTGACAGGAATAGGAGTACTTCTTCTGCTGACAGGAATAGGAGTTCTGGTAGTAGAAGTTCAGGTGATAAACCATGGCTGAGGCAATTCAGAGAACTAGCAAAGTCCAGCTTTAGTAAAGACAGTAATACAACTCCAAGTGATCCCTCAACGAGTCGTGTTGGATGGAGTGGATTCTGGAACGCTAATGGGAACTCATCTAAAGAAGATTCATCAGCAGACTTCAAGTCAAAACCAAGAGGATTGTACAAGGATTTAGAAGCTATTTTTGCTTCCAAGTCATAG
- the LOC132632639 gene encoding glutaredoxin, protein MGSVFSSPQISKEKMEISLTKAKQIVSSNPVVVFSKTYCGYCTRVKQLLSQLGATFKVIELDRESDGDEVQQALLEWTGQRTVPNVFIGGEHVGGCDSVLAKHQQGKLLPMLKDAAAVPNDPAKV, encoded by the exons ATGGGATCAGTGTTCAGTTCACCTCAGATTAGCAAAGAAAAAATGGAGATTTCTCTTACCAAAGCCAAGCAGATTGTTTCCTCTAATCCTGTCGTTGTCTTCAG TAAAACATACTGCGGATATTGCACGAGGGTGAAGCAGCTTCTTTCCCAACTTGGTGCTACTTTCAAAGTTATTGAACTTGACAGGGAAA GTGATGGAGATGAGGTGCAACAAGCACTACTAGAATGGACAGGGCAGAGGACTGTGCCTAACGTGTTTATTGGGGGAGAACATGTTGGTGGCTGCGACA GCGTATTAGCAAAGCATCAACAGGGAAAGCTACTTCCTATGCTGAAGGATGCCGCTGCTGTTCCCAACGATCCTGCCAAAGTGTAA